The Reichenbachiella carrageenanivorans region TGCCAATTTGGAAAAATCCTTGCAACTCGTACAGAAAGAAATAAATAAACTCATGGAGGTGGAGCTGGGTTCTAAACAACTTCAAACTGCCAAAAATCAGATCAAAGGTCAGTTGGCTATGTCAGAAGAAAACCATCAGAATTTTATGCTGATGATGGCCAAAAGTATTTTGGACTATGGGAAGATAGAGGGACTAGATAGCGTCTTTGGAAAAGTGGATCGAGTCACTCGCTCACAACTTCGACAGCTGGCCAACGAACAGCTGAATTTCGATCAAATGAGTATCCTCAAATATTTGCCGAGCATAGGAGACTAGACCGTTTGGATTGGTTATTTAAATATTTAAATTTCAAAGGAGAAATTGTAATAGATATTTATGAACTACTGGCTAATCAAATCAGAACCTAATACTTACTCTTGGGACGATTTTGTGAAATTGGGACGAGATCATTGGGATGGTGTACGCAACTATGCAGCTCGAAAGCATATGCGAGAGATGGAAGAAGGCGATATGGCTTTGTTTTATCACAGCGTCAATGATAAGTGTGTGGTAGGTGTAGCCAAGGTGGTACGAGAGCATTACCCAGATCCTACGACCGACGATGACCGCTGGGTAGTCGTAGATCTAATGCCCGAATTCAAACTAGATAATCCTGTTACATTAGAGCAAATCAAAAATGATAGCCGCTTGTCTGAAATGGTGTTGGTCAATAACTCACGCCTTTCTGTACAGCCAGTCAAAAGAGAAGAATTTGATCTGATATTATCATTAGGTCAAAAATAACCGTATAGGGTAGAAGCAGGCTTGAAGGTTTGCACGGAGAGAAAAACAAATGAATAGAGCCACATATATAACGGTGTTATTGATCCTCGGACTTCAAACTTTGGCGCTAGGCCAAAAAAAGAAAAAGGATGCTGTGCAGGATACAACCGAACAAGAATCGTTCATTGTACAGCCTAAACGTATAGAGTTTGAAATAGGAAATAAAGATGAGGATTTTATAGTCATCTCTGCACAGGAAAAAGGGCTCCTAGTAGTAAAGCAAACAACTAACCGGACGGAGACGGGTTTTGTTTGGGAAATGTATTTGGTGGATAGTGCGTTGAGTGTGGTTTGGAATCGTGCTTTGTCTATCAATTATGGATCGGTATTTTTGGGTTACGACTATAGTGATCATGGTTTTTTCTTGCTTTTTGGCAAGTCTCAATACAAGCTCGATGATATGACTGTCTATCAAATGGGGCTGGCAGGCGAAGAAATATTGTCTTATAAAGTGAATTTGGCCTTGCCATTAGAACTAAGTCATTTCGAGGTGGTAGCCAATAGTTTGATTTTTGGAGGATATTCTAATATGCGTCCTGTTATCACAGTTATAGATCTGGACGACCCAAAACCCAAAGTAATGCCGGGTATTTACAATAACAACAGTAGCATCATTGATGTAAGAACGGATAAGAAAACCAACAATTTCACAGTGGTGATGAGTGAGCAAACACAAAGTAAACAAGTGACTGTGTCGCTAAAGACCTTTACCGAAAAGGGTGAAATTGTACATACAGAAACACTCGATACCGAGTATGAAAAAAGCCTAGTCGACGGTGTATCTACTAGTTTTGATAATGGTACCCAGTACGTGGCAGGTACATATTCAAAACGCAAGTCGGAGTATTCTAGGGGGCTGTATCTAGCCAAACTGAATTTGGGTAAGCAGGAGTTTATCAATTATTATGATTATGCTGAGTTAGGAAATTTCTTTTCCTATATGCGAGCCAAAAGAGAAAAAAGAGTAAAAGAAAAAATAGAAAGAAAGAAGGTGAAAGGGCAGAAAGCCAAGTTCAACTACAGGCTACTTATCAACGATATCATACAGAAGGATGATGAGTATGTTCTGATAGGGGAGGCTTATTATCCAAAATATTCCAGTTATGGTAATAATAACTTTTATAACCAGAATGGTTTTGGTGCTAGTAATGGTTTTGCCAACCCTAATTTCATTGGCTATAAATATACCCACGCAGTAGTGGTGGGCTTTAGTAAAAAAGGAGAGTTGCTTTGGGATAATAGCTTTGAAATCAACGACTTACTGAGTTATTCACTTAAAGAAAATGTGCAAATCAGCGTGGAGGATGAACGAATTGTTTTACTCTATGTATATGAAAATGTCATTCGTTCTAAAATCATTCAAAATGATGAGATTTTGGAAGGTAAAAGTTTTGACCCTATTGAGTTACATTTTAAATCTGATGAAATCAGAGAAAATGACAAAGAAATGGAAGGGTTGGAGAAGTGGTATGAAGGTAATTTTTATGCCTATGGTATTCAGCATATCAAAAACCTGAAAGACAAAGATGTAAAATTAAATCGTCGCGTTTTCTATATCAATAAGGTGCAATATCAATAATCTGAAATCTTCTCATAGAAATACTTTTATATGTGAATGGCTAATTTCTATATTTGCATAATCAAAGACACATGCAAAAGAGACTCCTTCTTAATAGCCAACACCTCAGTATCACCATCTCTCGTCTTTGCTATCAATTAATTGAAAATCATAATCAGTTTGAAAATACCGTATTGCTAGGTTTGCAGCCCAAGGGTATTTATGTGGCAGAGCGTATCAAAGCGAAGTTGGAAGAGGTGATCAAGAAACCCATTTCATTAGGATATTTGGATATCACTTTCTACCGAGATGATTTTCGTAGACGGGAAGAGCCATTGGCTCCTAACGAAACCAAGGTGCCTTTTATTATCGAAGATAAGCATGTGGTTCTGATCGATGATGTATTGTATACTGGTCGGTCGGTAAAGTCTGCCATGGATGCCATGGGAGCCTTTGGAAGGCCTGCTAAAGTAGAATTTTTAGCTTTGATAGATCGTGCCTATAGTCGCGATATTCCTGTGGAAGCTACTTATATTGGTAAGCAGGTCAATACTGTGCTGTCGCAAAAAGTCCTTGTAGAGCTTACTGAGCAAGGCAAGAAAGAAGATAAAATTTGGTTGATAGATAATTCGAAGAAATGAGTCAGTTGAGTAGCAAACATTTATTGGGTATCAAGGATCTTACACCTGATGATATCCAGTTGATTTTTGAAACAGCGGACAATTTCAAGGATGTGATCAATAGGCCGATCAAGAAAGTACCTTCGCTCAGAGATATTACCATCGCCAATGTTTTTTTTGAAAATTCTACAAGAACCAAACTTTCGTTTGAACTAGCAGAGAAGAGATTGTCCGCTGATGTGATCAATTTTTCCTCTTCGGGTAGTTCTGTCAAGAAAGGGGAGACTCTACTGGATACAGTAAACAATATCCTAGCGATGAAAGTGGATATGATCGTGATGAGACACTCTTCTCCAGGAGCACCGCATTTCCTCTCCAAGCATATCGATGCCAACATTGTGAATGCAGGAGATGGTACGCATGAGCACCCTACACAGGCTTTACTTGATGCGTTCTCGATGAGAGAAAAACTAGGAGATTTGGCAGGAAAGAAGATTGCTATCATTGGTGATATTATTCATTCCAGAGTAGCACTGTCCAATGTGTTTGCACTACAAAAAATGGGTGCAGAAGTGATGATATGTGGTCCAGCTACGCTGGTGCCTAAATACATTACATCGCTTGGTGTGCAAGTGGTGACTGATGTGTTTGAGGCTTTGCAATGGTGCGATGTAGCCAATATTCTTCGTATTCAATTGGAAAGGCAACATATCAAATATTTTCCATCTTTGAGAGAATACTCGCTCTACTTCGGAGTCAATAAACAAATGCTCGATCGCTTAGATAAAGAAATTGTAATTATGCACCCAGGGCCTATCAATAGAGGAGTAGAGATTACTAGTGATGTGGCAGATTCTCAGCATTCCATTATTCTCAATCAGGTCGAAAACGGAGTGGCTATACGTATGGCTGTATTGTATCTCCTCGCAGGAGCCAATAGATAAAAAAAGCTCTGAGGTTAGTCAGAGCTTTCGTGGTCAATAATAAGTTCTATTTTTATTTCTCTTCTATTTGACTGAGTCCATTTCTAATCAAAAACTCACCATAGAGCATTTTGAAATCTTCTACCTCTGGCGCTTGTTCTAGAATCCCTTCATATTGAGTAATGGCATCTAGAATAAGACCATTGTCTTCGAAGTACGAAGCAAGTACCAATTTGCCTAATGGCGTATCACTAGCTACTTCCGTTTTTAATTGTGATAAAGTGCCATTGATTTCGGTGATTTGCTCGTCAGAAAGTCGTTCTATGCCATAGTCTGGTGAAAACAAATCAGAGTTGTCTTTTACCTTAATATTGACAATCACCAGTTCTTCGTTGGCTAGATTCTCATCGTTCAAGTTGATCTGGATGTAAGGCTTAGTAGTTTCTGCTGTGATCAATTCTTCGTCAAAAATATTTTTCACGGTTACAATATAATAGGCGTCTTCTCCCACACTATTCCAACGGATAACAGCTGCTGGGTTTAGTACGCTTACCGAGTTTGGAAGCATAGCTGAAATAGCAGTGCTGCTCGATCTTTCTACTGCACCAGTAGCCTTCATGTTGGCTCTGTAATTAGAATTGGTATTTACGCCGTCATCATTGATTTTTTGAAGTACATAGTTTGCATACTTATTGGCTACAGATGTTTTAGCATTGGCTAGTTGAGTTTCCAGATCTACAATTTTAGTTACACCTGCCGTTCTTAGTTCTATGGTCTTGCCTGTTCTGTGCATCAATCCGATATAGGCCCCGTTCGAAGCTATGATTTCATCGTTTTGCATTAAGGTAAGACCTGGACGAAGAAATACTTCTTGTCCATTATCGGCTTTGTGTACTTTATTTGCGCCCTTGTTTGCCAAAACTCGAAATACATAGTTTTTAGACGTTTGTGCAAGCCCGAAGTGGCATATGGCGATAAAAAATACGGTAACAATGGCTCTCATAAACTTATAGTTTAACGATTTTAAGGAATAAAGTTATTGGTTGTTGAATATAGCGCAGTCTGTATTCAAAAGTATAGAATTTTCAATAAAAAAGGCCATACCGCTTTTGGTATGGCCTTGAATCTTAAAATCCTATTTTCTTATAGCAATCCATTCTTAATTAAGAAATCGTCGTATATTGTTTTGAAATCTTCTACTTCAGGAGAAGCCTTCAATGCTTTTTCGTATTGCGTCATGGCATCCAAGAGTAAGTTGTTTTCTTCGTAGAATGAAGCAAAGATCAAATTGTTTAGAGGGCTGTCGTCAGTGATTTCTGATTTTAATGCTTCTAGGTTTTCATTGATAGAAGCAGCATCGTCGGCAGACATTCTTTTGATACCGTAGTCTCCAGACTTGAGTTCAGCATTGTCTTTTACTTTTACGTTCAAGATCACTAGTCTCTCATTAGCCAATTGGTCGTCTTCGAAGTTGATGCTCAAGCTAGTATCAGTAGTTTCAGCGCTATAAATTTCTTCATCGAAGATGTTTTTGATGCTTATTACATATGAGGGGTTTTCTACCTGATCGGCTCCTTCCCATCTGATGATAGCTTCAGGATTCAATATATCTACTGAGCTAGGTAGTAATACGTTTAGAGAAGAACTGCTTGTTGCACGTTCTACAGCTCCAGTAGCCTTCATGTTTCGTCTGTAATTTGAACTAAGGTCTCCACCGTCATCACTCATTTTGTTCATTACAAATTGAGCGTATTTGTTGGCTACACTAGATTGATTGCTTGCAAGTTTAGTTTCAAGATCCGTGATTTTCGTTACGCCAGGGTTTCTTACCTCAATAGTTCTACCTGTTTTGTGCATCAATCCAATGTATGCACCTGATGCAGCTATTAGCTCATCACCAGACATTAATGTGGCTCCCGTTTTTAACGGAATGGTTTCGCCAGTTTGTCCCTTTTTTACCTGATTGGCTCCTTTGCTTGCCAATACTCTAAAAACAAAACTTTGTCCGTAGCTGGTATTGACTAGAAAGAATATCAGAAGAGAAGATGTTATGAATAATTTAGTTCTCATGATATATAGATTTATAGATTACAAATTTACAATTTCTTTAATTCGCGCAATTCGTTTCTGCCTTCTTTTGTAAACAGGTTAACAAATACGCCAAAGAATACTTCGAGCGCATCTCCAGCAATAAGGACTGCAAAAATGGTCCATGTCACATCTACTTTTAAATTGAAGTAGATGAATATAACCAAGCTAAGCGTAAATATTGCTGCTGCTTCGATCAACTGTATTAGTTTAGTCAATCCATCGTACCATTTGGGTACTACTTTATAGATGACAGTAAACAATACAATATTCAAATACAATATAATAAGTGCCAGTATGTAAGCATAATTCTCTCCCCATGCATTGATATAGTCTTCAGACATAATCATTGAAAATACATTGGCATGAACTACGCCTCCAAACATATCGGCATGCGTTTTGCCGACGTAATTTTTGTTGAGCGGTGTAAAATACACATCATCATTAGTTTTTCTATCTCCAAGTTCACTTCCAAGAAAACAGAAAATAACCGCCTTGCCTTCGATTAGGTCTGGAGCAAATTCCATTCCTAAAACTTGATACCAATCCAAAGCGAAGTAAGCAATTGGCGATTGTGTAGCTCCATAATCGAAGATGCTTCCTCGATAGTTAATGGTTTCCACATCATTACCACGCTCCAAAAATCGTTCCACTTTTTCAGGAGCCATATATTGGGCTATTTTTACAGCAAATGCCAGTTGTTCCTGACCATTTACTTTTTCTCTTACAGCAAACTCACGACACATTTTAAGGTCATCCTGATCTGCTGCGCCTGTGATGAAGTTGACAAATGCAGTTTCTCCATAGTCGAATAGAGGAGGGTAAGACACTTCTAAAGTATCAAAGTCGTCATCATCGTCTAGGTTCAC contains the following coding sequences:
- a CDS encoding EVE domain-containing protein — protein: MNYWLIKSEPNTYSWDDFVKLGRDHWDGVRNYAARKHMREMEEGDMALFYHSVNDKCVVGVAKVVREHYPDPTTDDDRWVVVDLMPEFKLDNPVTLEQIKNDSRLSEMVLVNNSRLSVQPVKREEFDLILSLGQK
- the pyrR gene encoding bifunctional pyr operon transcriptional regulator/uracil phosphoribosyltransferase PyrR, whose translation is MQKRLLLNSQHLSITISRLCYQLIENHNQFENTVLLGLQPKGIYVAERIKAKLEEVIKKPISLGYLDITFYRDDFRRREEPLAPNETKVPFIIEDKHVVLIDDVLYTGRSVKSAMDAMGAFGRPAKVEFLALIDRAYSRDIPVEATYIGKQVNTVLSQKVLVELTEQGKKEDKIWLIDNSKK
- a CDS encoding aspartate carbamoyltransferase catalytic subunit, whose translation is MSQLSSKHLLGIKDLTPDDIQLIFETADNFKDVINRPIKKVPSLRDITIANVFFENSTRTKLSFELAEKRLSADVINFSSSGSSVKKGETLLDTVNNILAMKVDMIVMRHSSPGAPHFLSKHIDANIVNAGDGTHEHPTQALLDAFSMREKLGDLAGKKIAIIGDIIHSRVALSNVFALQKMGAEVMICGPATLVPKYITSLGVQVVTDVFEALQWCDVANILRIQLERQHIKYFPSLREYSLYFGVNKQMLDRLDKEIVIMHPGPINRGVEITSDVADSQHSIILNQVENGVAIRMAVLYLLAGANR
- a CDS encoding CHASE2 domain-containing protein — protein: MFKKFWLETIYAFFFILLLAFIINQVIAFKVFDVFDPIGEVFADMESTDIVFSQLREDPMGEEDLVLVNIGDLDRAGIAEMVNIINAANPKVIGMDMLFRNPKEDTLGDLKLADAFSRVENLVMYSKLVNLDDDDDFDTLEVSYPPLFDYGETAFVNFITGAADQDDLKMCREFAVREKVNGQEQLAFAVKIAQYMAPEKVERFLERGNDVETINYRGSIFDYGATQSPIAYFALDWYQVLGMEFAPDLIEGKAVIFCFLGSELGDRKTNDDVYFTPLNKNYVGKTHADMFGGVVHANVFSMIMSEDYINAWGENYAYILALIILYLNIVLFTVIYKVVPKWYDGLTKLIQLIEAAAIFTLSLVIFIYFNLKVDVTWTIFAVLIAGDALEVFFGVFVNLFTKEGRNELRELKKL